The segment TGTGTATCTGGAAACATTTATAAAGCCTTATAGTAAAGAGAAGTTTACAAAATAGCTGGAAAACGAAGCTTCAAAATGGCAATTTACAGATGATCAAGCAATTCATTTCTTAAAGGTACGGATCATgctcttcaaaatattttaggtGTACATATAAAAGTGGcttcttttttatatcaaaacgGACACGTCACGAAGCTTTGAACCTAAATCTTTTTCCATGACATTACATTTATACGACATGATCGAAGCATCAACTGTCATTATGACACTGGACTTTACCAAAAGAATTTTGTCAAACACAGAAGTCGTCTCTTTTTCTGCACCTCTTTCCTGTGTGGCAGCTATGAGACATTCCCACTTTTGAAAGCATCAAttttttagtgaaaaaaaattaacttgggacagtttataatttataaacctATTTGCAATTTATAATTAACAAGGCATAATTTTGTGCGggacaattttaaaaagatgagTTCCCTAAAAAGTGGCTTTGTAACAGTCTGACTAAAAGCGACCTTATTATTTCACTTTGctgtacaatgaaataaatgcatGGAGCTGGATTTAGTCCATCTGTGCATTTTACAAACCTAAATGTATAAGCAGTCTGCAGGcctataaatgtttattataacTTATATTGTACTCGGAACAGAGACAACCCAATTTAAGTGATATCGTAGCCTAGCAAAAAGCTCATCAAACTATAATACTAATACTCATATCAAAGAGACTTTATTACACAGACTGTTAACATAATTTGATTTTCAGGTTCAGCCATGGGATTTCGCCAAGTGCTTCGACTTGTTGCTATTCTGGCGTGTTTACCGCTTGGCCAAGCTTGTCCTCAGTTCTGTCAGTGCCCAGGTACCAGTCAGACGGAAGTCAGGTGCCAGCAGGCGGAAATGAGAGACATCATGAGTGGGTTACCTCCCAAGACTTATAAGGTGGAGGTGAAGCAAACGTCTACAAACTATCTAACTCCGATCCACTTTAACTCCTCCCACAATCTGATTGAGCTGGAAATTTACGACGGATACATTAACGGGATAGAAGACAAAACGTTCTATCTTCTGAACAACCTCCAGATCCTGAATCTGACCAACAACCACCTCAGAATGATCTCCAAAGACGCCTTCCTAGGGCTGAACCGCCTCACAAAGCTAGACCTGTCCCACAACAATATTCAGAGCATCGACGAGGTCTTCTACAGCGTGGACAAGTTACAGACGCTGTACATCAACAGCAATTCCTTGACAGCCATTCCGAGCAAGGCTTTCCAGGCCCTCACACAGCTACGCTACCTTCAGCTGGACAGAAATGAATTCCAGAGTCTGATTGGAAACCCCTTTCAGGGTCTCTCTGTCTCCCTACAGATGCTGTTCATGAGGGGGTGTGGCCTAAACTCCATGTCCAGTGTCCTAAGTCTTCGTTCCTTGAATCTCCTCGACTTGGGAGAGAATTCTATATTTGAGATGCCCTCCAATTCTCAGCTTCGCTCGTCCTTTCCGAACCTGCGTAGTCTTTACTTGGACCACAACAAGCTGACTCGTCTCGCCGATGGTCAGTTCTCGGACATGAATCTTGACACACTAGATTTAGCTTATAACCAGCTGGATCAAGTAACCAATACCTTGTTCAACAGATTTAGAGTACATAACTTGAATCTATCCAGTAATGTAATTATCAACATTGGAGAAAAGGCATTCCAGCTCACAAAATCAGTGGGAAACCTAAATCTTGCCCATAACCCCATCGGAGCACTCTCACCAAAAGTGTTCCGTAATTTGTATGCTTTACGAGAGCTGAACCTCTCAGAATGTGCTTTAAACGGTTTAAGTGATGAACAGTTCAGGGATATTTATCTGATAAAGTTAGATATTTCTCGAAATTCTTTGCCATTTCTCTCCCAGGGTCTTCTGGATCACTTGACAATGATAAGCAAATTCTATATCAATGGTAACCCTTGGCACTGCGACTGTCGCATAGCTCCACTTAAGCTGTGGTTGGAGCAGCCCTGGCGGTGTAATGCAATGATGAACCCCGCGGAGTGTCAGCCTCCCACATGTATGTCCCCCGACACACTGGCTCAGCGACCTATCCTCGGTCTGACGGAGGCCGACATTGACACCTGTCAATCATCACAGCTCTCGGCGTCCACTGATATAGGAATGGTGGTGGGACTGGCTGTAGGGGGGGTATTCCTGCTCCTATTTGTGGTCATCATCATCTTTATACTCTGTCGGCGGagacaaaatcaaaacaaaccaGGAGGACAATTTCATATCTGTAGGTCTCCTGCTTCTGACGTTACGAGTCATAATGAGGATTTTGAGAAATCATCGCATCATCATATCAAACCTTTCAATGATGGAGATCAAGTGTCCATTGAGTCAGACAAAAGCTTTGTTGTAAGGCATTTTTTTGAGACAATGGTGTCCACTGACCCTAGTGGAATGTCAAACCAACCAGAAAGAATGCGGAGGGATACATTTAGGACTACATACAGTGGTTCTAATCCCTCATTGGCTAGCTCTGCCTATAGCTATCCAATCGGAAGAGAGACAGCAATTTAATGTTTAGCGATATTTTCACGTTTAAATAATCAAgatgtcatatattttttttgatacTGATTTGAATATTGCCCCATATTGGGATGTGGTTACAACAGGGAAGTCTGTGGACTTCGTTTTGTCAAACAAATCATTGACAAACCCAAATTTAACAAATGTACTTAGCAAAGACACAGTTCaacaaaaatgtcaaattcTTGACATATATTGTAAACCTACCTAGTACATATTTACTCAGTGCTCATACATTACATTACTAATATTGTAATGTACAACATGTACAAAGGAGTTTAAACtgaatgtttacattgttatttttcactgcGCAAGTTTATACaattgtcaattatttttatttacaatgtgtGCCATGTTACAAATTTAGTCATGTAAAAATTAGGGATTCTCTATACAATAGTGAAAAATTTTGCATAATATTCAATATGTTGCATAAATTAAGGCGTGCATTTCAAGTTTATCTACCTCAATTTCAAAATAGGGTATGTGCCATTTCAACCCGAAAAAGTTGTCATAACAAAAAAACACTTATCAGTTAAACTTGCTCTTACTtaataaaataaggaaaatgcAGTCAGATGAAgtttacaaatatgtttatgaCTTGGTCTTATCTAAAGGATTGAAATTTCTGACATACACTAAGTGTAACACCTTTGTTTTTCTATTTTACATAAATGGAAAACTATGTTAATTTCCCAAAACCTAAAAATTGTATAGAGGGTCCTTACGAAATGTTTGCTATGCTAATGTTATGAGTTGCGAGAGTCATCAaactttttctctatttttgtaGTCTTGTGAAAGTTTAACTGTGGTGCTTACTTAATTGAGACCATATCTGTCTATCTTACACTGTTTGTAAACTATATAGATAATGTTTGAACATAAAAGGTTCATATCATTAAGATACTCTTACCATAACCCACAACTACAAACAACTAAAAATACAGAATTTTTGTCTATATGATGAAAACTGTCGCATTTGTATTAATGTAGTAGAAATGGTTTTTTGCAGtcagaaaattattttctttttaaaaaataccaattgTTAGccagtcaatttttttttattttttacaaattttatgctTTCATATTATAAGTCATgtgaaatattcaaaataacataataaaaaaaattattttggtatTTACACAAAGTTGTCTGTTTCTAtaagaataaaatttcaaaatacgtAACGGTTTCTGATTATCACAAAGGCAGAGGGCTGCAAGAAAAAGAGACGAGACTTGCTTTAAACACTACGGGCTACTAAAAGTGGCTGTAAAATATGACCTAGATCTTGAATAACATCTAGCTTTTTCAATTTGAGAGCACTGTCGAATTGGACTAGACTCAACAAACCTTTCCCTGAATTGATGTGAGCAATTTTGGTTTTCTTGGCCAAAGAATCGGTAGATATTGGATTTGAAGAAAGAACatcaaagatgaaataaaaatactagattaaaatactttataaaGGTCCTCAGTGGTTTCTTAATGAACATGATTAAATggcaaatactttttaaaatcatttccacTCAAACATATGACTTTGAGACCTAATATATGCAGTTAATAACAACAAATTTGttctaaaaatgtattatcAACATATTTCATTGCTCCTATTAGAAGTTTTAAGTTATATCAATGGactaaattataaagaaaaaacttTCAGAGGTAGTAATAGGTATTTGGGTGCAAGTTTTCTTGGGTTTTGCTTAATATATAAGCATGCAAGTATTTTTGGCCAATATATGTTTGAAAAAGATGATTTGTATAACATCTGCATGGGATAGAAATGTATCGCAGGCACCTGAACTtatactttttagctcacctgagctgaaagctcaagtgagctattctgatcacattttgtccgtcgtccgtctgtccgtccgtccgtctgtctgtctgtccgtctgtaaactttttacattttgaacttcttctctaaaactgcttatccaatttcaaccaaatttggcacaaagcatccttatgggagggcaaatataaattgcaaaaataaaagtccgatctgtattcaaagcggagaaaaccttgaaactgtagaaaaaggggggtgcatttttaaaaatcttcttctcaagaactaccgaggcaaattcaacgtagtttagcataaattatccttatgggaaggaaaatataaattgcaaaaattaaggggtaattttgtttcaaatctaagttattacgaaaataataataaaggaaaggcgtgtttcaatcagtttaatagcatcgggctcggcatccgataaaatgggtaggcaagacttggcctgggcaaaacaaaagattggcagttattaatctgccaatctcattaaaatttcaggatatttgatagactagtatatttgtattcgctgtagatattgctgcaaaataatgcgtatttggaattgacgattgccgatctgccccggcatttattttgccacggccccattttaccaagactcgtattccatacttctaaaacgaggttctttgtttaaagcagccatgacattatacgaaaaagggtcgatctgactatgatgaatttgcttgttgtgcaacagttcgcgtatgaagggaaattttgaaacatgaaaaatatattggtgccgattttgtgaagtaaattgaggctaaatatttcaatgcgttgacagttttcacacatgatgttggtgttagcttgttctgattttcgtttcgttttcattttttatgctttgtaacctggaaactatcgtctgtatttcgtgatttttacgtatcaaatcaaacagagacttcggtaaatcaaacagttacgttaactgtttacctgcgcaaattaagcaaaatctgatgtaggggtactgaaatacaattcattctatcggtaattcggcattatcttttgcgtaatggtagattaatgcaataggttttgttgagatgctcgacattttctctagtttattcagtttaaatagagtttgatatcgcttacggaaatatgtaggtatatacatgtatatatataattcattatacatgtagtgcatgtttcttgtgtttaattgtttacaatttctatttactaaccatatttgagtgttaagcttcgaattataagcgagatacagagattagctcacaattctatgtttgtacacagatcttaaaagctaaagattaaaaaagtaacaaaaattgtcaatatttattacgaaaattttcaaaatctgttcttccagaaaccaacttattgaattgtaaacttaacctttttagctcacctgaggattgggccacaatgggggggggggggggggtcgaagtttaacaagtgaatatatagattaaatctttagaaatcttcttctcagaaactaatcggccaggaaagctgaaacttgtgtggaagcatcctcaggtagtgtagattcaaagatgtgaaaaacatgacccctgggggtagggtggggccacaatggagggtcgaagtttaacatatgaatataaaaagtaaatctttaataatcttcttctcagaaactaatcggccaggaaagctgacacttgtgtggatgcatccttaggtagtgaagattcaaatttgtgaaaatcatgacccccaggggtagggtggggccacaatgggggatcgacgttttacataggaatccacagtaaatctttaaaaatcttcttctcaggaactattcagccaggaaagctgacacttgtgcggatgcatcctcaggtagtgtaaattcaaagttgtgaaaatcatgacccccgggggtagggtgg is part of the Magallana gigas chromosome 3, xbMagGiga1.1, whole genome shotgun sequence genome and harbors:
- the LOC105338498 gene encoding carboxypeptidase N subunit 2, producing MGFRQVLRLVAILACLPLGQACPQFCQCPGTSQTEVRCQQAEMRDIMSGLPPKTYKVEVKQTSTNYLTPIHFNSSHNLIELEIYDGYINGIEDKTFYLLNNLQILNLTNNHLRMISKDAFLGLNRLTKLDLSHNNIQSIDEVFYSVDKLQTLYINSNSLTAIPSKAFQALTQLRYLQLDRNEFQSLIGNPFQGLSVSLQMLFMRGCGLNSMSSVLSLRSLNLLDLGENSIFEMPSNSQLRSSFPNLRSLYLDHNKLTRLADGQFSDMNLDTLDLAYNQLDQVTNTLFNRFRVHNLNLSSNVIINIGEKAFQLTKSVGNLNLAHNPIGALSPKVFRNLYALRELNLSECALNGLSDEQFRDIYLIKLDISRNSLPFLSQGLLDHLTMISKFYINGNPWHCDCRIAPLKLWLEQPWRCNAMMNPAECQPPTCMSPDTLAQRPILGLTEADIDTCQSSQLSASTDIGMVVGLAVGGVFLLLFVVIIIFILCRRRQNQNKPGGQFHICRSPASDVTSHNEDFEKSSHHHIKPFNDGDQVSIESDKSFVVRHFFETMVSTDPSGMSNQPERMRRDTFRTTYSGSNPSLASSAYSYPIGRETAI